The proteins below come from a single Pedobacter aquae genomic window:
- a CDS encoding DEAD/DEAH box helicase — MASFEKLKLTKQLLIAVSNAGFVQPTELQSKILTRINGGQDVIAVAPEGAGKSTALVLAVLNKLKFTEEIAPRVLVLVPDIESGELLIDTFHTLNRNRNLRIMGLFNGETSLDTHVLELTDGVDIVVATPDRARAAYLKLGLNLNKIQMFILDDADIIIKKGLQLPVVELARGIIKTQHLVFTEVYHPKLQHIVEQFIDIPNLIEIEDLGNEQLDTLEQILYQVPNFKTKLNLLYLLLADKEVFDKVVVFVNSTFNAETAYKNILKSDEQEVIILNHPEYGDVGVKSIQDFKLSPKSRVLIVVGQQEEQLDLSQLPIFIHFDIPEDDSHYLQRVVLKSDEQKENLAITLCTDLELLQIKKLEQKQGKKMQLMDLPDDLYIEKEVKKKKEDEEEDDPTRGGAFHEKKAKNLKTHNYSAREKIRLSGKITNKRLD; from the coding sequence ATGGCATCATTTGAGAAATTAAAACTTACTAAACAGTTACTAATTGCTGTTTCTAACGCAGGCTTTGTGCAGCCAACAGAATTACAATCAAAAATTTTAACTAGAATTAACGGGGGACAAGATGTAATTGCAGTTGCGCCAGAAGGTGCTGGTAAATCTACCGCTTTGGTATTAGCTGTTTTAAATAAATTAAAATTTACTGAAGAAATTGCTCCAAGAGTTTTGGTTTTAGTGCCTGATATAGAAAGCGGCGAGTTATTGATTGATACTTTTCATACCTTAAATAGAAATAGAAATTTAAGAATCATGGGGCTTTTTAATGGCGAAACAAGTTTAGATACCCATGTTTTAGAATTAACAGATGGTGTTGATATTGTTGTTGCTACGCCAGATAGAGCAAGAGCAGCTTATCTGAAACTGGGCTTAAACCTCAATAAAATACAAATGTTTATTTTGGATGATGCTGATATCATCATCAAAAAAGGACTGCAATTACCCGTTGTTGAATTAGCTAGAGGGATTATAAAAACACAGCATTTGGTGTTTACAGAAGTTTATCATCCTAAATTACAACATATAGTAGAGCAGTTTATTGATATACCTAACCTTATAGAAATAGAAGATTTAGGAAACGAGCAATTAGATACGCTTGAACAAATACTTTATCAGGTACCAAATTTTAAAACAAAGCTTAATTTACTGTATTTACTTTTGGCCGATAAAGAGGTGTTTGACAAGGTAGTGGTTTTTGTTAATAGTACTTTTAACGCAGAAACAGCTTATAAAAACATCTTAAAATCAGATGAGCAGGAAGTTATCATCCTAAACCATCCAGAGTACGGTGATGTAGGTGTTAAAAGTATTCAGGATTTTAAACTAAGCCCAAAAAGTAGAGTTTTAATTGTTGTTGGTCAGCAAGAAGAGCAATTAGACCTTAGCCAGCTACCTATTTTTATACATTTTGATATTCCTGAAGATGATAGCCATTACTTGCAAAGGGTCGTCTTGAAAAGCGATGAGCAAAAAGAAAATCTAGCTATTACTTTATGTACAGATTTAGAATTGCTTCAAATTAAAAAGCTTGAGCAAAAGCAAGGTAAAAAAATGCAATTGATGGATTTACCTGATGATTTGTATATCGAAAAAGAGGTTAAGAAGAAGAAAGAAGATGAGGAAGAGGATGACCCAACAAGGGGTGGTGCTTTCCATGAGAAAAAAGCTAAAAACCTGAAGACACATAATTATAGCGCTAGAGAGAAAATTAGACTTTCTGGTAAAATCACGAATAAAAGATTAGATTAA
- the ygiD gene encoding 4,5-DOPA-extradiol-dioxygenase: protein METLQNLYRWQQDLETSTTMPVLFMGHGSPMNAIEENDFVNNWRKLALEIPEPKAIVVVSAHWETRGTAVTAVEKPHTIHDFGGFPQALFEVQYPAPGDPELAEFIKEALKHYTPVELNHIWGLDHGTWSVVKHLYPRANIPVLQLSLDYTKPAIYHYELAKELQLLRKKGVLIIGSGNMVHNLRMVAWDKLNQPGFGYDWALELNNTFKRNIMEGNHTAMINFENFGQAGKYAIPTPEHYLPLLYSLGLQNKHDEVSFINDVAVGGSLTMTSVIIQAN, encoded by the coding sequence ATGGAAACACTTCAAAATTTATATCGTTGGCAACAAGATTTAGAAACAAGCACTACAATGCCTGTTTTGTTTATGGGCCACGGTAGCCCCATGAATGCTATTGAAGAAAATGATTTTGTTAACAATTGGAGGAAATTAGCCTTAGAAATACCAGAACCTAAAGCTATTGTTGTTGTATCTGCACATTGGGAAACACGTGGCACTGCCGTTACAGCTGTAGAAAAACCACATACCATACATGATTTTGGTGGTTTCCCTCAAGCTTTGTTTGAGGTACAATACCCTGCCCCAGGAGACCCTGAACTTGCTGAGTTTATAAAAGAAGCGCTTAAGCATTACACACCTGTAGAATTAAACCATATTTGGGGTTTAGACCACGGCACCTGGAGTGTTGTTAAGCATCTTTACCCTCGAGCAAATATTCCAGTTTTACAGTTGAGCTTAGATTATACAAAACCTGCCATTTATCATTATGAACTAGCCAAAGAGCTACAATTATTGCGTAAAAAAGGTGTGCTTATTATTGGTAGCGGCAATATGGTTCATAATTTAAGAATGGTAGCTTGGGATAAACTTAATCAGCCTGGTTTTGGCTATGATTGGGCTTTAGAACTTAATAATACTTTCAAAAGAAATATTATGGAAGGTAACCATACAGCGATGATAAATTTCGAGAATTTTGGTCAGGCTGGTAAATATGCGATTCCAACACCAGAACATTATTTGCCTTTATTATACAGCTTAGGCTTACAAAATAAGCATGATGAAGTAAGTTTCATTAATGATGTTGCCGTTGGTGGTTCATTAACCATGACATCGGTAATCATACAAGCTAATTGA
- a CDS encoding nucleoside deaminase, whose amino-acid sequence MDKFMEAAFEEAKKGYEEGGIPIGSVLVHDGKIIGRGHNKRVQKGSVILHGEMDALENAGRLSAKIYQECTLYTTLSPCPMCSGTILLYGIPRVVIAENKTFMGEEELLSSRGVKVLVTHHEGCYQLMQQFIKEKPGLWNEDIGV is encoded by the coding sequence ATGGATAAATTCATGGAAGCAGCTTTTGAAGAAGCTAAAAAAGGTTATGAAGAAGGTGGCATCCCCATTGGCTCCGTTTTGGTACACGATGGAAAAATTATAGGAAGAGGCCATAACAAAAGGGTGCAAAAAGGCAGCGTTATTTTACATGGAGAGATGGATGCTTTAGAAAATGCTGGCAGATTATCCGCTAAAATTTATCAAGAATGCACCTTGTATACTACTTTATCACCATGCCCAATGTGTTCTGGAACCATACTTTTATATGGTATCCCAAGGGTAGTTATTGCTGAAAATAAAACTTTTATGGGAGAAGAAGAACTCCTAAGCAGCCGCGGTGTTAAAGTATTGGTTACCCACCATGAAGGTTGCTACCAGTTGATGCAGCAATTTATCAAAGAAAAACCAGGTCTTTGGAATGAGGATATTGGAGTTTAA
- a CDS encoding LLM class flavin-dependent oxidoreductase — MKMRLSVLDQTPIRKGSSAEESLQESIALAKLTDQLGYTRYWLSEHHNSATLATGSPEIMIARLGAETKKIRLGSGGMMMPNHSTLRVAENFRVLEALYPNRIDLGMGRAPGGDRITAHLLNPSNNFDPQNYIQQLRDLRAFLNDEPIEGVSEIKINAIPMISTSPDLWLLTSSGESALLAAYFGMALSFAQFINPKGGPEAIKAYKEKFVPSDELKAPQTSVGIFGFCSDDEEKVKQVQALMDYRLLSFEKGKFNERFSYEDIKDEDYDALEWNRILYNRQRMAIGTPDEMKMKLENICRDFGTDEIMISTFTDTAEDRFKSYELLAGLIN, encoded by the coding sequence ATGAAGATGAGATTAAGTGTTTTAGACCAAACTCCTATAAGAAAAGGGAGTAGTGCAGAGGAATCTTTACAAGAAAGTATAGCACTTGCCAAATTAACAGATCAATTGGGTTATACCCGCTATTGGCTTAGCGAACATCATAATTCTGCAACTTTAGCAACTGGCTCGCCAGAAATTATGATTGCCCGCTTAGGTGCAGAAACTAAAAAGATACGTTTGGGTTCTGGCGGTATGATGATGCCCAACCACAGCACTTTAAGAGTAGCAGAGAATTTCAGGGTATTGGAAGCCCTTTACCCAAACAGGATAGATTTAGGCATGGGAAGAGCGCCAGGTGGCGACCGCATAACGGCACATTTGCTAAACCCATCTAATAATTTCGACCCTCAAAATTACATTCAGCAGCTTAGAGATTTAAGAGCTTTTTTAAATGATGAACCCATTGAAGGGGTAAGTGAAATTAAAATTAATGCCATCCCTATGATTAGTACATCGCCAGATTTATGGCTTTTAACTTCTAGTGGAGAAAGCGCTTTGTTGGCGGCTTATTTCGGCATGGCTTTATCATTTGCCCAGTTTATTAACCCAAAAGGTGGTCCGGAAGCTATAAAAGCATACAAAGAAAAATTTGTCCCTTCTGATGAATTAAAAGCCCCTCAAACCAGTGTTGGTATTTTTGGTTTTTGTTCTGATGATGAAGAGAAAGTTAAACAAGTACAAGCCTTAATGGATTACCGACTATTAAGCTTTGAAAAAGGTAAATTTAACGAGCGCTTCTCTTACGAAGACATCAAAGATGAGGATTACGATGCGCTAGAATGGAACAGAATTTTATACAACCGCCAAAGAATGGCGATTGGCACACCAGATGAAATGAAAATGAAGCTAGAAAATATCTGTCGTGATTTTGGTACTGATGAAATTATGATTTCTACCTTTACAGATACAGCAGAAGATAGGTTTAAATCTTACGAGCTTTTGGCTGGTTTAATTAATTAA